AGACCGCGCACGGGTGCACGCGGCGGAGCCGAGAGTTTTGCAGTCGCAGTAGTCATCAAACTTTACACGCAAACAGTCGTGCACTCAGCGGTTTACCGGGAAGTGGCGGACCGCCTACCGCGGGGGAGAGGTCAACTATAACAAAAGTCGCTGTGCCGGAGTAGCAGGACTGCTACTCCTTACTGTTGTCATTTTGGTATATACTGAACCCCTCCCCCAGGTAATGCGTGGAAAACCGGGAATGTGCGCCGGGCCGCACTAAATGGACTGCACCGGCCGAAGGTTTTCCGGGCACTTCAACGGAGACGTGCGACGACCATGCCAACCCCTTTAACACCCAAGCGGCAATTTCCAGACCTGACCAGCCCTTCCTCTGCTGCTTCGGGTCAAGGCAACAACAAGCCTGCCGCTCCTGCAGAGCCAGATACAACTCTTCCCCCAGTCCCGACTGTGACCGGTTTCTTTAGAGCTCCGCTTGGCCCTGGTTCTGGATCAACTGACGTGCCCACTTCACCGCCCATCTCCAAGCCTCCGCTCGGACCTCTCGGTGCCGTTAGGCCTGTCGAGAGCGGCCATTTTTTGCAGCGCGTCAAGCTCTTCAGCGGACTCTCTTTTGCTGACTGCCAGCACGTGGTGAAGCGCATGCGCCGCCGCGACTTCCCGCCCAACACCACCATCGTTCGCGAAGGAGCGCCCGGCAGCTCTATGTTTTTCATTATCTCGGGCCATGTTGAAATCCGTAAGAAAGACCCGAACACCAATATTGATTTCCTGCTCTCGGAGATGGGTCCGGGCCAGAACTTTGGAGAAATGTCGTTGCTGACCGGCAAACCGCGCACGGCCACGGTGACCTGCACTGAACCCACCACCTGCGCCGTGCTCGAGCAGAAAGATTTTCAGGAGCTGCTGTTGCAGTATCCCAAGATCGGTCTGGCGCTGACCACCATTCTGGCCGAGCGCGTCGAGAGCGCCAGCCAGCAGGTAGGCATCGAGTACATCAACCTGAGCAAGATGAACTTTGATGTGCGCGTGCTCGGGCTGATTCCGCAGAGCATGATCCAGCAGCACAAGATGATTCCCGTGGCCTTCGCCAACAACCGCCTTACCCTGGCCATGGTGAACCCCAATAACATTCTTGCTCTTGACGACGTGCGCCGCATCATCAAAGGAGTCATGATCGAGCCGGTGGTGACCACCGAAGAGGACTACCGCAAGTTCATGAACACCACCTACGCCGAGCTGATGCAGAAAGAAAAGCCGGCGTCCGCAGGCGATAAGACGCAAACCGTCATCAAGTCTTCCGCCGAGATGGTGGACCTGTTGCAGTCAGATCTGATTCGCGACCTGCAGTTGACCGATGACGCCGGCCCGACCATGGGCGACAGCAAGCAGGAGCTCATGAACGCTTCCGAAGATGCGCCCATCATCCGCCTGGGAAACTCGATTCTCGGGCTGGCCATCAAGAAGGGCGCAAGCGATATTCACATTGAGCCCATGGAAGCCAACGTGATCATCCGCTACCGCATTGACGGTGTGCTGCAGACGGTGCAGAACCTGCCCAAGAAAGTGCAGCTCGGCCTGATCTCGCGCCTGAAGATTTTGAGCAAGCTCGATATCTCGGAAAAGCGCCTGCCCCAGGATGGCCGCATCAGCGTCAACATGGAAGGCAAGCCCATAGATTTTCGCGTCTCCACCGTGCCCGGCAAGTGGGGCGAGAAGGTCTGCATGCGCATCCTCGATAAGTCCAACACCGCGCTGGGGCTCGATAAAGTCATCAGTCACGAGCCCACGCTCAAGCTGGTGCGCGAGCTCATCAACCAGCCCTACGGCATCATGTATGTAACCGGGCCGACCGGCTCGGGCAAGACGACCACGCTCTATTCCGCGCTGGCTGAGATCAACGACCCGGGTATTAACATCTCTACCGCCGAAGATCCCATCGAGTACGACTTGGCCGGCGTCAACCAAATCCAGGTACACAAAGACATCGGCCTCGATTTCGCCCGTGTGCTGCGCTCCTTCCTGCGCCAGGACCCGGATGTGATCCTGGTCGGTGAAACCCGCGACAAAGAGACCGCGCACATTGCCGTCGAAGCCGCCCTCACCGGCCATCTGGTTTTCACCACCCTGCACACCAACAGCGCCGCCGGGGCCTTCACCCGCCTGGGCGAGATGGATGTGGAGCCGTTCCTGATCTCTTCTTCCACCATCGGAGTGATGGCGCAGCGCCTGGCCCGGCGCCTGTGCAAGACCTGCCGTGAGCAATACGAAGCCGACGATCAGACCTGCGAGTATATGGGCCTGCGTCCCAAATCGGTGTTATGGAAGGGACGCGGCTGCGGCGAGTGCAACGGCAAGGGCGTCAAAGGCCGCATTGGCATTTATGAAGTCATGAAGATGAATGCCGAACTGCGCCAACTGGTCGCCAGAAACGCCCTCACCGAGGACGTTCACAAAATCGCCCTGGCCCAGGGCATGCTGGACCTGAAGAAATACTCCGCCATCCTGCTACTGAATGGAGATACGTCGGTCGAGGAAGTGCTGCAGGTTGTCAGCGTGCAAGAATAGCTTTGGACTGAAAGCGCTCTTTCGGAAGGCTTCAACGCAGGCCGCCCTTTACCTTTTAATTATCCCTGCCGAGCCATCTCTAT
Above is a window of Terriglobales bacterium DNA encoding:
- a CDS encoding ATPase, T2SS/T4P/T4SS family yields the protein MPTPLTPKRQFPDLTSPSSAASGQGNNKPAAPAEPDTTLPPVPTVTGFFRAPLGPGSGSTDVPTSPPISKPPLGPLGAVRPVESGHFLQRVKLFSGLSFADCQHVVKRMRRRDFPPNTTIVREGAPGSSMFFIISGHVEIRKKDPNTNIDFLLSEMGPGQNFGEMSLLTGKPRTATVTCTEPTTCAVLEQKDFQELLLQYPKIGLALTTILAERVESASQQVGIEYINLSKMNFDVRVLGLIPQSMIQQHKMIPVAFANNRLTLAMVNPNNILALDDVRRIIKGVMIEPVVTTEEDYRKFMNTTYAELMQKEKPASAGDKTQTVIKSSAEMVDLLQSDLIRDLQLTDDAGPTMGDSKQELMNASEDAPIIRLGNSILGLAIKKGASDIHIEPMEANVIIRYRIDGVLQTVQNLPKKVQLGLISRLKILSKLDISEKRLPQDGRISVNMEGKPIDFRVSTVPGKWGEKVCMRILDKSNTALGLDKVISHEPTLKLVRELINQPYGIMYVTGPTGSGKTTTLYSALAEINDPGINISTAEDPIEYDLAGVNQIQVHKDIGLDFARVLRSFLRQDPDVILVGETRDKETAHIAVEAALTGHLVFTTLHTNSAAGAFTRLGEMDVEPFLISSSTIGVMAQRLARRLCKTCREQYEADDQTCEYMGLRPKSVLWKGRGCGECNGKGVKGRIGIYEVMKMNAELRQLVARNALTEDVHKIALAQGMLDLKKYSAILLLNGDTSVEEVLQVVSVQE